From a region of the Nonlabens dokdonensis DSW-6 genome:
- a CDS encoding ABC transporter ATP-binding protein: MIQIADLEKFYRTKEVQTIALNKLSFEVREGEFVAIMGPSGCGKSTLLNIVGLLDDPDGGSFKFNGEEVSGYNERKRSMLRKQNIGFVFQSFNLIDELTVFENVELPLVYIGVKPAERKKRLEEVLEKMQIMHRRNHFPQQLSGGQQQRVAVARAVVNNPKLILADEPTGNLDSTNGNEIMDLFNSLVEAGTTIIMVTHSEHDAKYSHRIIRMLDGQKVAENILS; the protein is encoded by the coding sequence AAAGAAGTTCAGACCATTGCTTTAAATAAACTCTCTTTTGAAGTTAGAGAAGGTGAATTTGTTGCTATAATGGGACCTTCAGGATGTGGCAAATCGACCTTGCTCAACATCGTGGGTTTATTGGACGATCCTGATGGAGGAAGTTTTAAATTCAATGGTGAGGAAGTTTCGGGTTATAACGAACGTAAGCGTTCAATGTTACGTAAACAAAATATTGGTTTTGTGTTTCAAAGCTTTAATCTTATTGATGAGCTCACGGTTTTTGAAAACGTAGAGCTACCTTTAGTTTATATAGGAGTGAAACCAGCAGAGCGAAAGAAACGCTTAGAAGAAGTATTAGAGAAAATGCAGATTATGCACCGAAGAAATCACTTTCCTCAACAATTATCTGGTGGACAACAACAGCGTGTGGCCGTTGCAAGGGCTGTAGTAAATAATCCCAAATTAATTCTAGCCGATGAGCCAACAGGAAATTTGGACAGTACTAATGGTAACGAAATTATGGATTTGTTTAATAGTCTTGTTGAAGCTGGTACAACAATAATCATGGTAACGCATAGTGAGCACGATGCTAAGTATAGTCACCGTATCATTAGAATGTTAGACGGTCAAAAAGTGGCCGAAAATATATTGTCTTAA